tttaacTTATTGCCTTTACTGTAGGAATGTAAAGAGGATTACAGTGCGCAACTCCTTTGGCTACTGTAGTTTTAAGTGGTTTATCCATAATGAATTGAACCTTTGCACACAAGCCAGGGGACAGAATTAAACCTGATTTATGATACAGACACTATACGGGGCAGTGAGAGCATACACTAAGTGCATACAGGTAGAAAGACAGGCCAATATTACCTGCTCAGGGAGAACTGGATCTCCTCAAGGTGTACTTTGGCCACTTCAGCTACAATTACAAGGTCCAAAACTGGCAGATTCTGTTTTCTGTAACATCCGTTATACTTGTTATACTTAATTGGAGAACGGAACCTGCTGGACCCCTATATTGCTGTATGAAACTTTAAAAACCAATAACCAGTTGCCTGAAATCTATACGCACTTGCTCTTTGATAAATCTGGCCATTCTAgacatatttacagtgaatgTCTGGCTTTGTTTGGCCAAGTAGTGAGTGGATTGGTGGTCTTAATTTAGAACATATCACTTCAGCACGGGCAAAACAGGAGAACGTAATCTTGAGTTTGTATCATACCAGCTGAACTAGCCGTACTTTGGTTAAATGTGTGGTGTTCCTGGAACAGATTTGTGTTTATGGTGAGAACCATGTctgctgtatgtatttatgaCTGTCTGACCAGTTGTCTTTTGCTTAGGTATccgtgttagtgtgtgtgttcatcggAAATGCGGGAAACGCAAACACAGATTCTCCATGTGAGGTCCCAGAGAGAGAATGGCCACCTGCCATTGTTAGTTTTACCTTTGTAAGTTTAAtaaattctttttatttcacgAAAGTACTCTTGCACCTTTTTTGTGGGGAGGAAGACATGCAGACAGCCTAAATTCATATTCGAGGCGTGGGGGTAGGGATGGGTATTGTCAATGAGGTCATCCCCTGGGAAAATGACCTTCAGCTTGGAAGACAGTGGTTTTGTCTGTGTTACGAAGTCAGTTCTACTGCAATCCTAGTATCAGATTCTACATACTATTTTATAGTCTCAGGGATGTTTTTTTCTACTCCAATTACAATAAATGACAGTAATTACTCCATACAACTGCTGCATATGGATGTTACTGATCATCCACTTATATTTAGACATTAAAGTACACTCACACCGTCCACTACACCCATAAGACAATTTAGCATAAATACTTacaataatttttgaaaatctcAATAAAAGTCTGACTATAAAAAGATTGCCCATGCATATGTAAGTCCTGGGGAAAAGTTCAGTCATCAGCGAGGAAATGAACGTCGTACACTTTGACGTAGCTGCTGTCCCAGACGtacaggtgtttgttttttgggctGTAGGACAGCATGGCCAGGACACCCCCGGGCGAccgcaggtcaaaggtcacgctGACAGGCTTCTGTTTCAGCAGGTCGAAGGCGTACGTCACCTTGGTGTCCTTAGTGTCGGTGATGTAGAGGACCCCACACGCGATGAAAGCGTTCCCAGCCTTGGTGCGGGGATAGCTGGTGTTGATGTAGGAGGTAATAGAGAACGTCTTCTCGTCCAGCTGAGCCACCCTGATGGTCTCATCCAGGCTTGAAGCGAACACCAACCACAAGCCATTTTCGTCCACCGCCAATTTGAAGTAGGTCTTGGAGTTGTTCAGGAGATAGGTGAGGTTGTGGTACAGGGAGTTCTCAATGGCCAGGGTGTGCAATCTCTTACTGTGCAGGTTGAATCTGTAAAGCAACATGCAATGATGgcaataaaaatgcagatgACATGTTCTGTCATGCTAGTAATGcaaattgaatgaaaataatgagTAGCAGTCAAACCAGGCAAAACGGTGTACATTTTGACACAGCTCGCCTCAGCTTACCTGGCGATCTCCATTGTCCCGGCGATGTGGTAGTAGATGGAGCCGTTGTGCACGATGTGGCCGCAGCCGAAGAAGAACTTCCGCACATCGATGGTTTGGCTGGTGCTGTTCTGAAACGAGGCTATGCTCCAGTATTCCTTCACATCCCGGCCTTAAGGACAACAGACAGGCCATAAAATAGTGACAAGTGATAAACAACTGCTATGAGCAGTGTACTAATTTATTTATGCTGTATTTATTCAGGAGAGAACTTCATTGAGATTATCGTCTCAAGGGGAACATGGCCAAGAAGGCAGCAAACACcaatacaaatgcacaaacatgcacaagactacattaaaatggcaaacaGTTCAAACAAATCCTTAAGCCTTGCTCTTAAAACAGATATAGTCAGTTTAACTGTATACTTCTTGTACAAAAGAAAAGCGCTTGACTGAAACTGGGAAAGAGTGCCCACTCCAATTTCACAGGCTGGGCCTTACAAAATACAGATTGCTAGCTAAAAAGTTGCAAAATACAAGAAATGTACATGTACCACAGCTGTATCCTTTATACAGCAATTTTATAAGGTACCTGAGAAGTGGTCAGCCACCCAGATTCTCTCATCATCCTTCAGAGCTGTGTCTTGCATCCACGCCCCGAATGTGGTCTccattttggaaatatttctggGATTTGTAATGGATTTGACTATGCATTCtatcagacagaaaaaaacatctcagaCCAAACAAAAGGTACAGAAAATAAGCTTCATAACTGAGTGAAACCTGAGCAACACCAAACAAGAGTATAATCAGAACTTGTACCTGCTTTCTTTGACAGGATTTCCTGTGCCTTCCCAGCAGCTTTTTCAGACGAGGTGGCATCATTTGGCACAGCGTACGACAGGCCTGAGGGAGAAGCTTCAGAATTAAGCATCTCATTTACTGTTTGAAATGTTCCAAAATCTCCACATCAAGACCTGTGCTCAGGACAGAAAACCCCCAAACGGACTCCTCTACATGCCGTGTACACAGTGTAAATATGTAGCTTTTCTGCCTCTGCTTAATTCAAATGATATATAATTACCAGAAATATTAGGAAAAACTGATGTTttgacaaaataatatgtatggcTCAGACCTTCATTCAACTTGTTCAAAGGTCAGGTCAGTAACATTCTCACAAtgccaaaaaaacaagacaaattgGCCTCGTCCAATATCCTAAGTTTTCAATGCCTAACCGTCCCTGTTGGAatggtctctgtgtgtgaggttATAGTGAGAGGACGCGGAGGAATTGCTGGCCTGGACTCACCCACAGCTGTCTGGACCCTCTGCAGATGGGCTCTGTGCGTTCTGTTCCTGGGGGGTCCGCGGGGGCCAGGCGGCCCTGGGGGACCGGGGGGCCCAACAGGACCGGGAGGGCCAGGGGGACCCACTGGACCTGGAGGGCCTTCCAAAAATACGCCACAAAAAACAGGTAAATGCTAGGGCAGTGTTGAAAAGTGTTGCCCTTGGCAACCAAAGTCTGCTGGTCCAGGAGAACTGCTGCTAGTGATCCCTGGAGAAGGGTTCAATCTGCTTCACTACAATGTACAGCTGTTTGACTGCCTATGTGATGAAGCTGCAATGTTAGTTCAGCATGTCACACAACTGAGCGCTACCTTTCCAAATTTTGGTATGATTCTTATCTTGTATTTTACagtcttttttctgttcttttccaaAATGACACCTGTTTTCACTTCCTGTAATGATGCCACTTCTGTTGTAACCTTCTACAATTCCATTATCTCTGACCTCACCTATTAACATGACATCACTGGAGTTCCCTCTGACTGCACATTCTAATAATGCATCATCTCTGATCTCACCTTCTGATATCACATCGTTGGAGGTCTCTCCTTTTTCCCCTGGGGGCCCAGGCTCCCCAATGGCTCCTGGATCTCCCTTTTCCCCTGGTGGGCCAGGGGTACCTGAGAAACAATATGTTTCTGAACATCAGTGGAAAAGACTCTGTGGAATAATGGCCAGCCATCCACAGTGTCATTACCTGGACAGAGGGCTGTTCTGTACCAGTACCACTCACATATATTCATCACAAACTGCCCACTAATTCATGCTACCAGACAAATTGCATTCCAAACCCCCAAACACTGTCTTGGTTGCTACAGCAATAAATTCCTATTATTCTGAATCCATCATACTTCAGTATTGTATTGCTCTTCAGTACTGTATTACATCTCAAAGTGTGCAGTTAATGCTGCAAAATTTGGCTTAGCAAAGCTGACACTGGTGATCCTATGGATTTTCGCTAACATTTGGAATGTTATATGGTCTCTAATTTAACCTGATGAATAATTACAGGAAGGACAGtttcaaaaaaagtaaatgaattattttcatccaAACGTCTAAAGGACACTGGGTAATTTGCTCTGCACTGATGAACAGGCAGTTAAGCCACAAAACACTGGCCTTCCCCAAAGGTCCATTCATTCCCCATCTAACAGGCAAATTTGTCCCCTGCTGTAATAATCCCATGAAAGCTCTATTATATTTGGACAAACATTTACTCAATATTCTATaaccaaaaatccaaaaacttccacaaaaaaagagaaaagcttCATTGTGCGtcactttttccttttcagcTCTGAGCTGATGAAGTGATAAAGCATCAGGGGAAGACGAACAGTGGGCGCATGGaaaattctgtcattttccATTCATTCAATAAACCCTCTGAAATCCCTGAATAATCAGAGAGGAGGGTGAGTCACACACTTTTCATTTCCTATCATATGACACATTGTCTGGAAGACACCACCCATAATTGATTTTACAAAATGGAACGTCTTGGAAACAAATATGTTACTCCTTATTAATTATGATATTAAAAGTAATTGAAGGTAGCTAATAAGTGACAAGATTTCTAGTCTGGTTGGTTTAAGAATTGTGATCAAAAGCGACAAAATTTTATTGTACTGCACATGACTAATGCTATGTTCACTATGCAATAACAGGCAGGTAAACGTGTGTTCTTTATGCTGTAACAGGAAGGTAAAGGTGTGTTCTTTAAGCAGTAACAGACAGGTAAATGTGAGTTCTTTATGCAGTAACAGCAGTAAGGTGTGTTCTTTGCAGTAACGGCAGTAAAGTGTGTTCTTTAAGCAGTAACaggcaggtaaaggtgtgttctTTAATCAGTAACaggcaggtaaaggtgtgttctTTATGCTGTAACaggcaggtaaaggtgtgttctTTAAGCAGTAACaggcaggtaaaggtgtgttctTTATGCAGTAACaggcaggtaaaggtgtgttctTTATGCAGTAACaggcaggtaaaggtgtgttctTTAAGCAGTAACaggcaggtaaaggtgtgttctTTAAGCAGTAACaggcaggtaaaggtgtgttcACTATGCAGTAACAGGCAGGTAATGGTGTGGTTCAGGTGATGGGCAGGTGAGTAAGCGCAGGTAAATTCACCTCTCCTCCCACGTTTTCCCTGTTCTCCAGGCTCTCCCT
Above is a genomic segment from Anguilla rostrata isolate EN2019 chromosome 16, ASM1855537v3, whole genome shotgun sequence containing:
- the LOC135242324 gene encoding gliomedin-like; translation: MLKEGGKSETDRGMREGGEGPSWRMRVLLLGLCTLTVLSSAGLVVLLLRQTQLTAQLLQLDAQVREISERAVVEFLSEVTPLAERQRAKRHHHHNPRSKRSQRPWGPQGPPHGEQQEDMMMMMTYSMVPVRVLVDLCNSTNGICLTGPPGPPGLPGLEGIPGFNGTDGMPGPKGEPGEQGKRGRRGTPGPPGEKGDPGAIGEPGPPGEKGETSNDVISEGPPGPVGPPGPPGPVGPPGPPGPPGPRGPPRNRTHRAHLQRVQTAVGLSYAVPNDATSSEKAAGKAQEILSKKAECIVKSITNPRNISKMETTFGAWMQDTALKDDERIWVADHFSGRDVKEYWSIASFQNSTSQTIDVRKFFFGCGHIVHNGSIYYHIAGTMEIARFNLHSKRLHTLAIENSLYHNLTYLLNNSKTYFKLAVDENGLWLVFASSLDETIRVAQLDEKTFSITSYINTSYPRTKAGNAFIACGVLYITDTKDTKVTYAFDLLKQKPVSVTFDLRSPGGVLAMLSYSPKNKHLYVWDSSYVKVYDVHFLADD